The proteins below come from a single Eucalyptus grandis isolate ANBG69807.140 chromosome 3, ASM1654582v1, whole genome shotgun sequence genomic window:
- the LOC120291725 gene encoding uncharacterized protein LOC120291725: MEVSNCPELLQIRFLGTMESLESLIVKFFKSLGGLYGLSNLKKLKHLELYSCPVLRVIEGLEELELLRWLDFSACPSLKVLTNLSNSKIPNECRIYVTACKKLPYCFGDRYGDYREEILDWRRRGLNQEGAARFLERGQPLIVQMLEKLEVPHALRDYRKTFTGWKWTGYPSLETLYFHSCLNLRKCDSSVGKMKLLTRLDIIRWTNVVELPDSIKNLKQLKVMRMGFSPIRRLPASIEMLEKLEELYAEHCEQLGRISN, from the exons ATGGAAGTTAGTAATTGCCCCGAGTTACTTCAAATTCGATTTCTCGGTACGATGGAATCATTGGAGAGTCTCATAGTTAAATTCTTCAAATCCCTAGGAGGGTTGTATGGtttatcaaacttgaagaagCTGAAGCATTTAGAATTATATAGTTGCCCTGTGCTACGGGTTATTGAGGGCCTTGAAGAATTGGAGCTTTTGCGGTGGTTGGATTTCAGCGCGTGTCCATCGTTGAAAGTGTTGACTAATCTATCCAACTCAAAGATACCAAATGAATGCCGGATATATGTAACCGCTTGCAAGAAGTTACCATATTGCTTTGGGGACCGTTACGGGGATTATAGAGAGGAGATTCTTGACTGGAGGAGGAGGGGATTAAACCAG GAGGGTGCGGCGCGGTTCTTGGAACGTGGCCAACCGCTCATCGTACAG ATGTTGGAAAAATTGGAAGTTCCACACGCATTACGTGATTATCGAAAAACTTTCACAGGATGGAAATGGACTGGTTACCCGAGTTTGGAGACACTGTATTTTCACTCTTGTCTAAACTTGCGAAAATGTGACTCCTCTGTTGGGAAGATGAAACTTCTTACTCGCTTGGACATTATTCGGT GGACAAATGTTGTTGAGTTACCTGATTCGATAAAAAATCTGAAGCAACTGAAGGTGATGAGGATGGGATTTAGTCCAATAAGGAGGTTACCTGCCAGTATTGAAATGCTAGAGAAGTTGGAGGAGCTCTATGCTGAACATTGTGAGCAACTTGGGCGAATTTCCAATTGA
- the LOC120291726 gene encoding disease resistance protein RPV1-like: MANLHLKNLALFELSYNDNIDNWGGWNILKMENKLKVLSLIGCDGLKQTPDFSGCVNLDILSLNSCSNLQEVDSSIGKLKYLTHLQIYSSRLLRKLPKEMGELVNLKHFSITGCSKIKKLPDIEKLILLFELDISQTNITSLPDSIGNAKNLSSLDLSSTSITELPISIGELTQLKFLSLCNCENFVKLAESIGNLTMLQNLDLSGTQIVELPDSIKNLKQLKVMKIKYCPIWRLPIGIGMLESLEKLSVRYCRQLAAPTAINSLTRLQKLDLSFCDNVQELPELPSSLNHLRVRSALLQLVPNLSNLTNLVDLELSNNSGQALAQASTLQLQWVGKLSKLERLELCLSDLPVPSTELGCLPQLKTLTLPRMDSFDSVVVGPQFSHLKNLSTLHLCHFVHEEIQLDGLELLGDLT, translated from the exons ATGGCCAACTTACACTTGAAAAATCTAGCACTTTTTGAACTTTCATACAATGACAACATCGATAACTGGGGTGGATGGAACATTTTGAAG AtggaaaacaaattgaaagttctttctcTCATCGGTTGTGATGGATTGAAACAGACTCCAGACTTTTCTGGATGCGTGAATTTGGATATACTATCTCTTAATAGCTGTTCAAACTTGCAAGAAGTTGACTCCTCTATTGGGAAACTAAAATATCTTACTCACTTGCAAATTTATTCGTCTCGTTTACTTCGTAAGTTGCCTAAAGAGATGGGAGAACTGGTAAATCTGAAACACTTTTCTATTACGGGGTGCTCCAAAATCAAGAAACTTCCAGAcattgagaaattaatattaTTGTTTGAGTTGGATATATCACAAACAAATATCACAAGTTTACCTGATTCTATTGGTAATGCAAAGAACCTATCATCTCTTGATCTATCAAGCACCTCAATTACAGAACTTCCAATATCTATTGGAGAGCTTACGCAACTCAAATTCCTTTCACTATGTAATTGTGAAAATTTTGTGAAGCTTGCGGAATCAATAGGTAATTTGACAATGTTACAGAATTTGGATCTCTCAGGTACACAAATTGTTGAGTTACCTGATTcgataaaaaatctcaagcaaTTGAAGGTGATGAAGATAAAATATTGTCCAATATGGAGGTTGCCTATCGGTATTGGAATGCTAGAGAGCTTGGAGAAGCTCAGTGTCCGATATTGCCGACAACTTGCAG CGCCGACGGCAATCAATTCTCTCACGCGACTCCAAAAGCTGGATTTATCATTTTGTGATAATGTTCAAGAGTTGCCAGAACTTCCCTCGAGTTTGAATCATCTACGTGTTCGATCGGCATTATTGCAGTTAGTTCCGAATCTCAGTAACCTCACGAATCTTGTGGATTTGGAATTGTCCAACAACTCTGGACAAGCACTTGCCCAGGCATCAACTCTTCAATTGCAATGGGTTGGGAAGTTATCTAAGCTGGAGCGGTTGGAGTTGTGCCTTTCAGATCTTCCTGTGCCGTCAACGGAGTTGGGTTGCCTACCTCAACTTAAAACACTCACCTTACCTCGCATGGATAGTTTTGACTCGGTAGTCGTTGGACCACAATTTTCGCACTTgaaaaatttgtccacattGCATCTTTGTCACTTTGTCCACGAGGAAATTCAACTAGATGGGCTTGAACTATTGGGAGATTTGACGTGA
- the LOC120291548 gene encoding disease resistance protein RPP2A-like yields the protein MDRDKALELFSLHAFNGVSPPNAYRSLSQEVVFMTGGLPLALEVIGSYLHDQTEEIWKEMLEMLKKVPHDEVRDKLKISYDALGDVEKEVFLDIACFFISGKKLWAAYFWDACHLYPHKSLKKLTDLCLIKIVDGDTIWMHDQLRDLGRDIVKKECALSRLWNDKEALEVMRSKERKDKIKALNLGQYNSDPIALWMKNLRGCQI from the exons ATGGATCGGGATAAAGCGCTAGAACTTTTCAGTTTGCATGCATTTAATGGGGTCTCTCCTCCCAATGCTTATCGAAGTCTCTCTCAAGAAGTTGTATTTATGACCGGGGGACTCCCATTGGCTCTTGAAGTTATAGGTTCCTATCTTCATGACCAAACAGAGGAAATATGGAAAGAAATGCTAGAAATGTTGAAGAAGGTACCTCATGATGAAGTTCGGGATAAGTTGAAGATAAGTTACGATGCATTAGGAGATGTGGAAAAAGAAGTTTTTCTTGATATCGCATGCTTCTTCATATCTGGAAAGAAATTATGGGCAGCCTATTTCTGGGATGCTTGCCATCTTTACCCCCATAAGTCATTGAAAAAACTTACCGACTTGTGTCTAATTAAAATTGTTGATGGTGATACtatatggatgcatgatcaattgagagatcttggaagagacATTGTTAAAAAAGAATGTGCCCTTAGTAGGTTGTGGAATGACAAAGAAGCTTTGGAAGTAATGAGATCGAAAGAG AGAAAGGACAAAATTAAAGCACTCAATTTAGGTCAATATAATTCGGATCCCATCGCATTATGGATGAAGAACTTGAGAGGATGCCAAATCTAA